From the Chitinivibrio alkaliphilus ACht1 genome, one window contains:
- a CDS encoding potassium channel family protein, which produces MNQQILIIGLGQFGMSLAKSLSEKGAEVIAIDRKKILVEEASAFVTEALVMDATNEHQLAQISPKSRDAVVCAIGDEGREASIMCTAILKQMGTSCIIARSNDTMHMRILKSIGGNQIQIINPEKEFGVRFATRLLYKDFIADTSISDDLHLTEVKIQPSIAGKSLIELELPKRFGIIVAAIRRSNTGKTETVVPEEALRQDDALIIVSRESAIHRFMKEVE; this is translated from the coding sequence ATGAATCAGCAAATACTCATAATCGGCCTGGGACAATTTGGTATGTCCCTTGCAAAGTCCCTTTCCGAAAAGGGAGCTGAAGTTATAGCCATTGACCGAAAAAAAATCCTTGTGGAAGAGGCATCAGCCTTCGTGACAGAGGCTCTTGTCATGGATGCGACAAACGAACATCAACTTGCACAGATATCACCCAAATCCCGTGATGCCGTTGTATGTGCCATTGGAGATGAAGGGCGTGAGGCATCAATAATGTGTACGGCTATACTAAAGCAAATGGGTACGTCCTGCATAATTGCCCGGTCAAACGACACAATGCATATGCGCATCCTGAAATCCATTGGTGGAAACCAGATACAGATAATAAACCCTGAAAAAGAGTTTGGCGTGCGCTTTGCAACGCGCCTGCTCTATAAAGATTTTATTGCTGATACGTCAATCAGTGATGATCTGCACCTCACAGAGGTAAAGATCCAGCCATCCATTGCGGGAAAAAGCCTCATAGAACTGGAACTGCCAAAACGCTTCGGCATAATTGTCGCCGCTATACGACGAAGCAATACCGGAAAAACAGAAACGGTTGTTCCCGAGGAAGCCCTGCGCCAGGATGATGCCCTTATAATAGTATCACGGGAATCGGCTATACACAGATTTATGAAGGAGGTCGAATGA
- a CDS encoding TrkH family potassium uptake protein, whose product MKPAKKRYFDQKAMASTILVVLFLPVMILSAYTETHGYPLLLGLSTAISLLLLQGRRLFLQESTSCKPLFFIALVTLYFCALPLLLQSPLLFFLASAGTIHTGFLITDITFFSLRIEQHTNPGDSSYFHAAQSTAASACLAICIGVIAALSPYLHNPVLRLTLPATTLLALIPYGALARVTPSPVPKLIAGMSAAILLFSLANLLFLPSLLIALILYASSRYYSGDTPSSTRLWNRLTANPEQTLLSTFLFLSVSGTVLLLFPYMTTSPISIIDAGFTAVSAVCVTGLIVLDTPTDFTFLGQLTLLLLIQVGGLGIMSISTLAIHLMGKRLSVRQEKTITTMMDIRPQDIASTLRKIFTVTFTAETVGALILTSQFIRLGDSFFTALWRGVFTAVSAFCNAGFALQSASLIEYNGNHIILHTVSILIILGSIAPVTTLALPRFFTKKALTPTTAMVCKMSALLLFVGFLAVLVFEWHNVLAPFSLGERISNAWFHSATLRTAGFNALGIAEMQNATVITMLLLMFIGGSPGGTAGGIKTTTVAVLSIACYTYFSGAKEYHIKNRRILSETIIAAMATAGAAFVVWIGSLFLLELTQDIPIQALLFEVTSALGTVGLSMGVTDQLDSVGKIIVMLIMFTGRIAPITLFILCAKQSSKTHLPYPTAKIPLT is encoded by the coding sequence GTGAAACCGGCAAAAAAACGATACTTCGATCAAAAAGCCATGGCCAGTACGATTCTCGTGGTGCTTTTTCTCCCTGTAATGATCCTCTCTGCATACACCGAAACCCATGGATATCCTCTCCTGCTTGGGCTGAGTACCGCAATCAGTCTCCTGTTGTTACAAGGAAGGAGACTCTTTTTACAAGAATCAACTTCGTGCAAACCACTTTTCTTCATCGCTCTTGTAACGCTCTATTTCTGTGCTCTCCCCCTTCTGCTCCAATCTCCTCTGCTTTTCTTCCTTGCCAGCGCGGGAACTATCCACACAGGGTTCTTAATTACGGATATCACGTTTTTCAGTTTACGGATAGAGCAGCACACCAACCCAGGGGACTCTTCCTACTTTCATGCTGCGCAAAGCACGGCAGCATCGGCCTGCCTAGCCATTTGTATCGGAGTAATAGCTGCCCTATCACCCTATCTGCATAATCCTGTTCTTCGCCTCACCCTGCCTGCTACAACCCTGCTGGCACTTATTCCCTATGGTGCCCTCGCACGGGTCACTCCCTCCCCGGTGCCCAAGCTAATTGCAGGAATGAGCGCCGCCATATTACTCTTTTCCCTGGCGAATCTCCTCTTTTTGCCGAGCTTACTTATTGCCTTGATTCTCTACGCCTCATCCCGCTACTACTCAGGAGATACTCCCAGTTCCACTCGCCTCTGGAATCGGCTCACAGCAAACCCCGAACAAACGCTCCTCAGTACATTTCTCTTTTTATCGGTAAGCGGCACGGTGCTCCTCCTGTTTCCGTATATGACCACTTCTCCCATTTCCATTATTGACGCCGGATTTACCGCGGTCAGTGCCGTCTGTGTCACAGGGCTTATTGTATTGGATACCCCCACTGACTTTACCTTTCTGGGACAACTCACGCTCCTTCTGCTAATACAGGTTGGCGGCCTTGGCATAATGAGTATCTCAACCCTGGCAATACACCTCATGGGAAAACGTCTTAGTGTTCGCCAAGAAAAGACCATCACCACCATGATGGATATACGCCCCCAGGATATTGCTTCAACCCTAAGGAAAATCTTCACTGTTACTTTTACAGCGGAAACGGTGGGAGCACTTATTCTCACGTCTCAGTTTATCCGCTTGGGCGACTCGTTTTTTACCGCTCTGTGGCGGGGCGTTTTTACGGCGGTTTCAGCCTTCTGCAACGCCGGTTTTGCCCTGCAAAGCGCAAGCCTTATAGAGTACAACGGCAATCATATTATACTCCATACGGTGTCCATACTTATTATTCTTGGCAGCATTGCCCCCGTCACGACCCTTGCGCTCCCACGGTTTTTTACCAAGAAAGCCCTCACCCCAACCACCGCCATGGTCTGTAAGATGTCAGCCCTACTCCTGTTTGTCGGGTTTCTTGCTGTGCTTGTGTTTGAATGGCACAATGTGCTTGCCCCTTTCTCTCTGGGAGAACGGATAAGCAACGCATGGTTTCATTCGGCAACACTTCGCACCGCAGGATTTAATGCCCTCGGCATAGCAGAGATGCAAAATGCGACCGTTATTACCATGCTCCTCCTTATGTTTATCGGCGGAAGTCCCGGCGGCACCGCCGGCGGAATAAAAACAACTACCGTGGCGGTACTCTCTATTGCGTGCTATACTTATTTTTCTGGTGCAAAGGAGTACCACATAAAAAACCGGCGTATTCTTTCTGAAACCATTATCGCGGCCATGGCAACAGCAGGAGCCGCCTTTGTGGTGTGGATAGGCTCTCTCTTTCTGTTGGAGCTTACCCAGGATATTCCCATTCAAGCCCTGCTGTTTGAAGTAACCTCTGCCTTGGGTACTGTGGGACTTTCCATGGGTGTAACGGACCAACTTGACAGTGTTGGAAAAATCATTGTAATGCTCATCATGTTTACCGGCCGTATCGCCCCAATCACTCTCTTCATACTTTGTGCTAAACAGAGTAGCAAAACACATCTCCCATACCCAACAGCGAAAATCCCTCTCACCTAA
- a CDS encoding DUF3536 domain-containing protein codes for MSGNKGKKYCVIHGHFYQPPRESPWFGEIQRQDSARPYHNWNERIYDECYRTNAFSRILNDSGEIVGVNNNYSYMSFNFGPTLFRWLYRNKPLVYQRIVEADRRSCERFNGHGSAVAQAYNHTILPHASYRDTVTQIRWAKSFFKRHFGRMPEGMWLAETGINNQTVEVLIKENIRFVILSPNQAEAFRERISTKSMETSWESVDEKGLDPRYPYRLYAYDKRGRRKKGFISVFFFDEPVSRAISFENLLDNADILTGRLSSCLDEAPEENQLVNIATDGETFGHHKKHSDMCLAYFFRKKAEEAGLQVVNYAYYLSINPPTREVKLRNFRGEGTAWSCAHGTGRWIRDCGCSTGGQPGWNQAWRGPFREALDYLNIETEIEFTREFEKYFKNPDMIRNRYEPFIEDKSGVDAFLQKHAEKPLSPAVLNRLVMLLESQVYMQYAYTSCAWFFSDITGIETIQNIRYALRAWQLCWPRDTENTVLQQLLSMLHEAKSNIHGHTGATILHEEAGRMISHMERAAFTAALNTFIYDNKTNYTMAAYHVEITELHAEEVGDKRWQVFSAKVAHRSSREKLSMVLALTNKGKGDIRCRIFDDVPDSIAQKLRSSQGLETLFEEPVSREFSLNDAFKPYCEALTDQLITDFANETLLNYISWADNGNNRLDIITALNNGLPESLSGIVSFFLDEEWDLGINQLVNQNFTEDIRNSLDDVYKKSRYYDVSLDMRNSADRFDDAIIDAISGLNITEACTEKMAWLEDMITAVERYDIPIRKMQIQDYFYLFYKQVRLRIQECKEKEESLSREEKGCIERVNAFAEKIGFCSKQCQI; via the coding sequence ATGAGTGGCAATAAAGGCAAAAAATATTGTGTAATACATGGGCATTTTTACCAACCGCCCCGTGAGTCTCCCTGGTTTGGAGAGATTCAGCGACAAGATTCGGCACGCCCCTACCATAATTGGAATGAACGAATTTATGATGAGTGTTACCGGACCAATGCTTTTTCCCGAATCCTCAATGATTCCGGCGAAATTGTGGGGGTCAATAATAATTACAGCTATATGAGTTTTAATTTTGGCCCCACGCTCTTCCGGTGGCTTTATCGAAATAAACCCTTGGTGTATCAACGCATTGTTGAGGCAGATCGCCGAAGCTGTGAACGCTTTAATGGTCATGGAAGCGCCGTGGCGCAAGCCTATAATCACACCATTCTTCCCCACGCCTCATATCGAGACACGGTTACTCAGATTCGATGGGCAAAGAGCTTTTTTAAGCGGCATTTTGGTCGTATGCCCGAAGGTATGTGGCTGGCAGAAACAGGGATTAACAATCAGACCGTGGAAGTATTAATTAAAGAAAACATCCGTTTTGTTATTCTTTCCCCCAATCAAGCTGAAGCCTTTCGTGAACGCATTAGTACCAAAAGTATGGAAACGTCGTGGGAGTCCGTTGATGAAAAGGGGCTTGATCCGCGCTATCCCTATCGCTTATATGCGTATGATAAACGAGGTCGTCGTAAAAAGGGCTTTATCTCTGTATTCTTTTTTGATGAGCCGGTATCGCGGGCCATTAGTTTTGAAAACCTTCTGGACAACGCCGATATTCTCACGGGCCGCTTAAGTTCATGTCTGGATGAAGCTCCCGAAGAAAATCAATTGGTAAATATTGCCACGGATGGTGAAACCTTTGGTCATCACAAAAAACATTCCGACATGTGTCTTGCCTATTTCTTTCGGAAAAAGGCTGAAGAAGCTGGGTTACAAGTGGTAAACTATGCGTATTATTTATCGATTAACCCGCCGACGCGAGAGGTGAAATTGCGTAATTTTCGGGGAGAGGGAACTGCGTGGAGCTGTGCCCATGGCACCGGGCGGTGGATTCGCGATTGCGGATGTAGCACCGGGGGACAGCCGGGATGGAATCAGGCATGGCGCGGCCCCTTCCGTGAAGCCCTCGACTATCTAAATATTGAAACGGAAATCGAATTTACCCGGGAGTTTGAGAAGTATTTTAAAAATCCAGACATGATTCGTAATCGGTACGAGCCATTCATCGAAGACAAGAGCGGGGTGGATGCGTTTCTGCAGAAGCATGCCGAGAAGCCTTTGTCTCCAGCAGTGCTTAATCGGCTGGTTATGCTTTTAGAGTCGCAGGTATACATGCAGTATGCCTATACTTCCTGTGCGTGGTTTTTTAGTGACATCACGGGCATAGAGACAATTCAAAATATTCGCTATGCCTTACGGGCCTGGCAGTTATGCTGGCCCCGAGACACGGAAAACACGGTGTTGCAACAACTGCTCTCTATGTTACATGAGGCCAAGAGTAATATTCACGGACACACGGGGGCCACAATTCTTCATGAAGAGGCCGGGAGAATGATCTCTCACATGGAACGAGCAGCCTTTACAGCAGCTCTGAATACCTTCATATATGATAATAAGACAAACTACACCATGGCTGCCTACCATGTGGAAATTACGGAGCTTCATGCAGAAGAGGTTGGGGACAAACGGTGGCAGGTGTTTTCGGCGAAGGTTGCGCATAGAAGTTCCCGAGAAAAACTTTCAATGGTTCTTGCCTTGACTAATAAGGGAAAAGGAGATATCCGGTGTAGAATTTTTGATGATGTGCCGGATTCAATTGCGCAAAAGCTTCGTTCTTCTCAGGGGCTGGAGACGCTCTTTGAGGAGCCCGTATCGCGGGAGTTCTCCCTTAATGATGCGTTTAAACCGTATTGTGAAGCCTTAACAGATCAACTCATAACTGATTTTGCCAATGAAACCCTTCTAAACTATATTTCATGGGCAGATAACGGAAACAATCGTTTGGATATTATTACGGCTCTCAATAACGGACTTCCAGAGTCTCTTTCAGGAATTGTCTCTTTCTTTCTTGATGAAGAGTGGGATTTAGGAATTAATCAGTTAGTGAACCAGAATTTTACGGAAGATATTCGTAACTCCCTTGATGATGTGTACAAAAAGAGCCGGTATTACGACGTTTCTCTTGATATGCGGAATAGTGCTGATCGTTTTGATGATGCTATTATTGATGCGATTAGTGGTTTAAATATTACCGAAGCATGTACCGAAAAAATGGCATGGCTTGAAGATATGATAACGGCTGTAGAGCGCTATGATATACCGATTCGAAAGATGCAAATACAAGATTACTTCTATCTTTTCTATAAACAGGTTCGTCTTCGTATTCAGGAATGCAAGGAGAAAGAAGAGTCCCTTTCCCGCGAGGAGAAGGGGTGTATAGAACGGGTAAATGCCTTTGCAGAAAAAATTGGCTTTTGTTCTAAACAATGTCAAATATAA
- a CDS encoding THUMP-like domain-containing protein: MSNITSAGVAQFFSPMGQELWAKARAEEYDAASFMLAFRNAYPLELLRVVANQLDISTGVRRKFPSLAPRGVVLDRSLFEQASCEAVARFRATYMQGDTLCDITGGAGIDTFFLASSFSTTHYVEIDPVRHALFCENSRRWGASSSSLETFCADSLSYLKDSRQTYDWIFVDPARRSGDGTRHAEMSAWRPDIVAQQQLLCSSARKVGVKIAPAYDITRLRKEISTMESLRVISVGGEVKEIFAQMSAQGDSIRCTLHAVCLTKEGTPFFEISREGHGDRMLPSSSEATYLYDPDAALIKAGLVHETGALFSMSCVAPHGVLLLKNSYEEDFPGRVLRIQHIFSWSKKRTQTYLRTHGVVGATIIRRDFPLSVQEIRRRFHLFGESANTFLYFTTRGCGERIVIHAEREL, encoded by the coding sequence ATGTCAAATATAACCTCTGCGGGAGTTGCTCAGTTTTTCTCTCCCATGGGCCAGGAACTCTGGGCTAAGGCCCGCGCTGAAGAATACGATGCCGCTTCATTTATGCTGGCATTTCGCAATGCTTATCCCCTTGAGCTTTTACGTGTCGTGGCGAACCAGCTTGATATATCCACCGGAGTACGCCGGAAATTTCCGAGCCTTGCTCCCCGAGGGGTTGTCCTTGATAGATCTCTTTTTGAGCAAGCCTCCTGCGAGGCTGTTGCGCGGTTTCGGGCAACCTATATGCAGGGAGACACTCTGTGTGATATCACGGGGGGAGCTGGTATTGACACTTTTTTCCTTGCATCCTCCTTTAGTACAACTCACTATGTAGAGATCGATCCCGTGCGACATGCCTTGTTTTGTGAAAATAGCCGGCGATGGGGAGCGTCTTCGTCCTCGCTTGAAACGTTCTGTGCAGACTCTCTATCATATTTGAAAGATTCAAGGCAGACCTATGACTGGATTTTTGTTGACCCGGCACGAAGAAGTGGTGATGGAACCCGCCATGCCGAAATGAGTGCATGGCGTCCTGATATTGTTGCGCAGCAACAGCTCCTTTGTTCTTCTGCTCGTAAGGTGGGAGTGAAAATTGCGCCTGCATATGATATTACACGGTTGCGTAAGGAGATATCTACCATGGAATCACTGAGGGTGATTTCTGTTGGGGGGGAGGTGAAGGAGATTTTTGCTCAGATGTCTGCCCAAGGGGATTCAATCCGGTGTACTCTGCACGCGGTTTGTCTTACGAAGGAGGGGACTCCTTTTTTTGAAATTTCCCGTGAAGGGCACGGGGATAGAATGCTGCCCAGCAGTTCTGAAGCAACCTATCTATATGACCCCGACGCAGCTCTTATTAAGGCGGGGCTTGTTCATGAGACCGGAGCACTTTTTTCTATGAGCTGTGTAGCTCCCCACGGTGTTTTGCTGCTAAAAAATAGCTATGAAGAAGATTTTCCTGGAAGAGTTCTTCGGATACAACATATTTTTTCGTGGAGTAAGAAACGAACCCAGACCTATTTGCGGACACATGGGGTTGTTGGAGCCACCATTATCCGCCGTGACTTTCCTCTTTCGGTGCAGGAAATTCGCCGGCGATTTCACCTCTTCGGGGAGAGTGCCAATACGTTTCTGTACTTTACAACGCGCGGTTGCGGAGAACGTATCGTTATTCACGCAGAAAGGGAATTATAA
- a CDS encoding VanZ family protein produces the protein MRRGIQIVFVAWWVGMIIATSIPGEHIPQDVFTDVSRGIHFLLYFVFTILFWIVMEPHSKRSKWWTPLRAVLFLVVYASLDEVHQLFIPGRHASMADFYANCAGIATALVVLATVHRLLQLKKG, from the coding sequence ATGCGGAGAGGTATTCAAATAGTATTCGTAGCATGGTGGGTTGGAATGATCATTGCTACTTCTATTCCCGGTGAACACATTCCACAGGATGTCTTTACCGATGTGTCACGAGGGATTCATTTTCTGCTCTATTTCGTCTTTACCATTCTCTTTTGGATTGTCATGGAACCCCATTCCAAGAGGAGCAAATGGTGGACTCCCTTGCGGGCGGTTTTGTTTTTGGTGGTCTATGCCTCCCTTGACGAAGTGCATCAGCTTTTTATTCCGGGTCGACATGCGTCCATGGCTGATTTTTACGCCAATTGCGCAGGCATTGCCACCGCTCTTGTGGTTCTTGCAACGGTGCATCGCCTACTGCAACTTAAGAAAGGGTGA
- a CDS encoding MBL fold metallo-hydrolase: protein MKVICWGVRGSLPASGRDYAKYGGDTTCIEVVSTKGERLIIDSGTGIRRLSNSLKEADSKTVNLLLTHYHLDHIMGTPFIRQLFDHRYTFNIFGPCLEGAQTVRTPFETTISPPYFPLALENKAIQANLHFHTINETEFKIGSLSISTIRVSHTNGGALGYAIEEGDTKFVLLTDNELFYAHPQGHPYESYVNFARNADLLLHDAQFTQEEYPRHLGWGHSSIEDVLTLGHDCAAKQVGFIHYSIERTDSEIDRLYGNLTTDLPVTPVHQDQSFTLS, encoded by the coding sequence ATGAAGGTTATCTGTTGGGGAGTACGGGGATCTCTACCTGCAAGCGGGAGAGATTATGCAAAGTACGGTGGTGATACAACATGCATTGAAGTTGTCTCTACAAAGGGAGAACGGCTTATCATTGACTCTGGAACGGGCATTCGTCGTTTATCCAACAGCCTCAAAGAAGCCGATTCAAAAACCGTAAATCTCCTTCTTACCCACTACCACCTTGATCATATTATGGGGACTCCCTTTATTCGCCAGCTCTTTGATCATCGATACACCTTCAATATTTTTGGCCCCTGCTTGGAAGGTGCTCAAACTGTGCGCACCCCCTTTGAAACAACCATCTCTCCTCCCTATTTTCCCCTGGCCCTTGAGAACAAAGCGATTCAGGCCAACCTGCATTTTCACACCATAAATGAAACTGAATTTAAAATCGGCTCACTTTCCATATCTACCATTCGCGTAAGCCATACCAACGGTGGTGCCTTGGGCTACGCCATAGAAGAGGGAGATACCAAATTTGTGCTACTCACAGACAATGAACTTTTCTATGCCCATCCCCAGGGGCATCCCTACGAAAGCTATGTCAACTTTGCCCGCAATGCTGACCTTCTCCTTCACGATGCACAATTTACCCAGGAAGAGTATCCAAGGCATCTTGGCTGGGGACACTCAAGTATTGAGGATGTACTCACCCTCGGGCATGACTGTGCAGCAAAACAGGTGGGGTTCATACACTACTCTATAGAACGAACCGATTCTGAGATTGACCGGCTCTACGGAAATCTCACCACAGATCTCCCCGTTACCCCCGTTCATCAGGATCAAAGCTTCACCCTTTCTTAA
- the dnaX gene encoding DNA polymerase III subunit gamma/tau, which produces MSYKVYARRFRPVGFEEVIGQEHVVETLKRALQKQSVAHAYVFCGTRGVGKTSMARILAKALNCDSGPTDTPCGVCPSCTAIAAGNSFDVVEVDGASNNGVEQIRDLRDSVAYGTYEGKYKVYVIDEVHMLSRGAFNAFLKTLEEPPERVVFVLATTEPHKIPDTILSRCQRFDFKALSTKALQTHLEDLCTQEDIPFERDAISLIAKKAQGSVRDSLSLLEQCYAFSAKGLTRDSVACALGVIADDVYGAILSAVSKRSAETALEELQAVLDAGYNLKEFVLGFMEYLRRILCNYVQDTTFSYLSFRQGDILRCIELLRQCEFDMQRSSLPDFQVELTVIKMCSLDTLITLEDLLQQGQDHTAPTVHHKEESIPSVGSKAEKDVSPQVKKEERAVASETTYTPAPIPPDEAREVAEERVPCEAEEPAETTEASHAMEHGVYTPDNHEKAQVFWREFLQFASNKKPVMGAWLELGRVIAFTENSIDVRFSPMHSFQQMELANPKNRAVLEELLREYSGSALTLHITTEAEVPQDSSAPPVSEESGDSTGGEPVYTGHEASLQDEVAREPIIKDVLELFDGELL; this is translated from the coding sequence ATGTCCTATAAGGTGTATGCGCGAAGGTTTCGCCCGGTTGGCTTTGAGGAGGTTATTGGGCAGGAGCATGTGGTTGAGACTCTCAAGCGTGCGCTACAGAAACAGAGTGTAGCCCATGCCTACGTCTTTTGTGGAACCCGTGGGGTAGGAAAAACCAGCATGGCGCGAATTCTTGCCAAGGCCCTCAACTGTGATTCGGGCCCCACGGATACTCCCTGTGGGGTGTGCCCGAGCTGTACAGCTATAGCTGCGGGGAATAGTTTTGATGTGGTGGAAGTGGATGGTGCTTCAAACAACGGGGTTGAGCAGATTCGCGATCTTCGTGATAGTGTTGCCTATGGTACCTACGAAGGAAAGTATAAGGTGTATGTGATTGATGAAGTTCATATGCTTTCACGGGGGGCTTTTAACGCGTTTTTAAAAACCTTGGAAGAGCCCCCTGAACGGGTGGTTTTTGTTTTGGCAACAACGGAACCCCATAAAATCCCCGATACGATTCTGTCTCGATGTCAGCGGTTTGATTTTAAAGCTCTTTCTACGAAGGCTTTGCAAACACATTTAGAAGATCTTTGTACCCAAGAAGATATCCCCTTTGAAAGAGATGCCATAAGCCTTATTGCAAAAAAAGCTCAGGGAAGTGTTCGTGATTCCCTCTCTCTTTTAGAACAATGTTATGCCTTTTCCGCTAAAGGGTTGACCCGTGACAGTGTGGCTTGTGCCCTTGGGGTTATTGCTGATGACGTGTATGGGGCAATTCTCTCGGCAGTTTCAAAAAGAAGTGCTGAAACAGCCTTGGAAGAACTGCAGGCTGTTCTGGATGCCGGGTATAATCTTAAGGAGTTTGTTCTTGGGTTTATGGAGTATCTTCGACGTATTCTTTGCAATTATGTACAAGATACCACCTTTTCCTATCTGAGTTTTCGGCAGGGGGATATCCTTCGGTGTATTGAGCTCTTGCGGCAATGTGAATTTGACATGCAGCGAAGTAGTCTTCCTGATTTTCAAGTAGAGCTTACGGTAATTAAGATGTGCTCCCTTGATACCTTAATAACCCTGGAAGATTTGCTTCAGCAGGGGCAGGACCATACTGCACCCACGGTTCATCACAAAGAAGAATCAATACCTTCGGTAGGGTCAAAGGCAGAAAAGGATGTTTCTCCACAGGTGAAAAAAGAGGAGCGTGCTGTTGCATCGGAAACTACCTATACACCTGCTCCCATACCACCCGATGAAGCACGGGAGGTTGCTGAAGAACGTGTGCCTTGCGAGGCAGAAGAGCCTGCCGAAACGACGGAGGCTTCCCACGCAATGGAGCACGGTGTATACACCCCGGATAACCATGAGAAGGCTCAGGTGTTTTGGCGGGAATTTCTTCAGTTTGCAAGCAATAAAAAGCCAGTTATGGGTGCCTGGCTTGAGCTGGGGCGTGTCATTGCGTTTACGGAGAATTCCATTGATGTACGGTTTTCTCCTATGCATTCGTTTCAACAGATGGAGCTTGCCAATCCGAAAAACAGGGCGGTGCTTGAGGAGCTTTTGCGTGAGTACAGTGGTTCTGCTCTTACCCTGCATATAACGACTGAGGCGGAAGTGCCTCAAGACTCTTCTGCTCCGCCTGTGTCCGAGGAGAGTGGAGATAGTACTGGGGGGGAACCTGTGTATACAGGGCACGAAGCGTCGTTGCAAGATGAGGTGGCTCGTGAACCGATTATAAAGGATGTTCTTGAATTATTTGATGGAGAATTACTTTAA
- a CDS encoding YbaB/EbfC family nucleoid-associated protein — protein sequence MSKQMNKMMKKAQKMQAQMMQAQEELAERKIVGTAGGGIVRVTLNGAQEMQGVSISPEAVDPDDVEMLEDLVLAAYNDANKQAKEMSEDLFGGITGGMNIPGL from the coding sequence ATGTCAAAACAGATGAATAAGATGATGAAAAAAGCTCAAAAAATGCAGGCGCAGATGATGCAGGCGCAAGAGGAGTTGGCAGAGCGTAAAATTGTCGGAACTGCTGGAGGCGGCATTGTGCGGGTAACCCTCAATGGTGCGCAGGAGATGCAGGGGGTGTCTATTAGTCCTGAGGCTGTAGATCCCGATGATGTGGAAATGCTGGAAGATCTTGTTCTTGCCGCGTATAACGATGCAAATAAGCAGGCAAAAGAGATGAGTGAAGATCTTTTTGGAGGTATCACCGGTGGAATGAATATTCCCGGGTTATAA
- the recR gene encoding recombination mediator RecR, translating into MTDALQDLVHLLQRLPSVGEKSAWRMAMHLLEQKDTYGQELVHGVSRALESIGRCSRCNTWCEGDLCAVCASSRRNTRLLCLVEKPQDMWSLERESSFDGTYHVLGGVLSPMRGVLASHLFLDTLVERISLQGVEEVIIGLGGSSEAEITYHYIVTLLEPMEGLRISRFARGLSAGMDIDYADKRTLDTALSERRNIQRQGEYGDSEM; encoded by the coding sequence ATGACAGACGCGCTTCAAGATTTAGTACATCTCTTGCAACGTCTTCCTTCTGTGGGGGAGAAAAGTGCTTGGCGTATGGCCATGCACCTTCTTGAACAGAAAGATACATATGGGCAGGAGTTGGTTCACGGTGTGAGCAGGGCCTTAGAGAGTATTGGAAGATGTTCTCGCTGCAATACGTGGTGTGAGGGTGATCTCTGTGCGGTTTGTGCCTCATCCCGACGTAACACACGACTGCTCTGTCTGGTAGAAAAGCCACAGGATATGTGGAGCTTAGAGCGGGAGAGCTCTTTCGACGGAACCTATCATGTCTTGGGAGGAGTTCTTTCTCCCATGCGTGGTGTCTTGGCAAGTCATCTTTTTTTAGATACCCTTGTAGAGCGCATCTCTTTGCAAGGTGTTGAAGAGGTTATTATTGGCCTTGGTGGTTCCAGTGAGGCAGAAATTACCTATCACTATATTGTAACCTTACTGGAGCCCATGGAAGGACTGCGGATTAGTCGCTTTGCGCGCGGGCTTTCGGCTGGTATGGATATCGATTATGCCGACAAGCGCACCTTGGATACCGCCCTGAGCGAGCGTCGAAATATACAGAGACAAGGAGAGTACGGTGATTCTGAAATGTAA